Proteins encoded within one genomic window of Streptomyces profundus:
- a CDS encoding carbohydrate ABC transporter permease gives MTTDTVAPEERAARRRLLRPGAGRQHHAGPLAYVLLGLAALLSLFPLYWTMVAASTDNTRVTQSPPPFLPGPNLFSNLRAAWQDAGLGQAMANSLIVAGAIATSTVLFATLAGFAFAKLRFRGRNALLILVIGTMMIPPQLGVVPLFMMMSELGWGGSLPAVIFPTLVSAVGVFFMRQYLSNALPDELVEAARVDGAHSLRIFWSVVLPVARPAMAVLFMITFVQAWNDFFWPYIALDDSNLTVPVALTRLSAGYVRDQSVIMAGALLGTLPLLVMFVVFGRQIVGGIMQGAVKG, from the coding sequence GTGACCACTGACACCGTCGCCCCCGAGGAACGCGCGGCCCGCCGCCGGCTGCTGCGTCCCGGTGCCGGGCGGCAGCACCACGCGGGACCGTTGGCCTATGTGCTGCTGGGACTGGCCGCCCTGCTGTCGCTCTTCCCGCTCTACTGGACCATGGTGGCGGCCTCGACCGACAACACCCGGGTGACGCAGAGCCCGCCGCCCTTTCTGCCCGGGCCGAACCTGTTCTCCAATCTGCGGGCGGCCTGGCAGGACGCGGGGCTCGGGCAGGCGATGGCGAACAGCCTGATCGTGGCCGGCGCGATCGCCACCTCCACCGTGCTGTTCGCCACGCTGGCCGGCTTCGCCTTCGCCAAGTTGCGCTTCCGTGGGCGCAACGCGCTGCTGATCCTGGTGATCGGGACGATGATGATCCCGCCCCAACTGGGCGTCGTCCCCCTGTTCATGATGATGAGTGAGCTGGGCTGGGGCGGCTCGCTGCCGGCGGTGATCTTCCCGACCCTGGTCAGCGCGGTCGGCGTGTTCTTCATGCGGCAGTATCTGAGCAACGCCCTGCCCGACGAGTTGGTGGAGGCCGCGCGGGTCGACGGGGCCCATTCGCTGCGCATCTTCTGGAGCGTGGTGCTGCCCGTCGCCAGACCGGCCATGGCCGTCCTCTTCATGATCACTTTTGTGCAGGCGTGGAACGACTTCTTCTGGCCCTATATCGCCCTGGACGACTCCAACCTCACGGTGCCGGTGGCCCTCACCAGATTGAGCGCGGGCTATGTCCGCGACCAGTCGGTGATCATGGCGGGGGCCCTGCTGGGAACGTTGCCGCTGCTGGTGATGTTCGTCGTCTTCGGCCGGCAGATCGTCGGCGGGATCATGCAGGGCGCCGTCAAGGGGTGA
- a CDS encoding UbiA family prenyltransferase codes for MSWTGTSWAWVRAAHPVPVLVVTGLTVCLAVSFGHSALGAALVTGAVLAGQLSVGWLNDLVDASRDARAGRVAKPVAQGRLAPTAVVGMVVGSALLAIALSLPGGWRAVAAHLLALVSAWLYDLGVKATAWSVLPYLVSFGLLPTFVVLSLPGAPLPPLWLVALGALLGCAAHFVNTLPDLADDAKVGVRGLPHRLGANGSRVVTAVALLGSALLLVGALRLGGDLRLLVLLFTTLAAGVGLCFGRRRGDTRVAFQTVLLVATLDMALLLTAGLSMGSTA; via the coding sequence ATGTCATGGACGGGTACCTCGTGGGCCTGGGTGCGCGCCGCGCACCCCGTTCCGGTGTTGGTGGTCACGGGGCTCACGGTCTGTCTGGCCGTCAGCTTCGGGCACTCGGCGCTGGGCGCGGCCCTGGTGACCGGCGCGGTCCTGGCCGGCCAGCTGTCCGTCGGCTGGCTGAACGACCTGGTGGACGCGTCCCGCGACGCCCGCGCCGGGCGGGTGGCCAAGCCGGTGGCCCAGGGGCGGCTGGCCCCGACCGCCGTGGTGGGCATGGTCGTGGGTTCGGCGCTGCTGGCGATAGCGCTCTCCCTGCCCGGCGGGTGGCGGGCGGTCGCCGCCCACCTGCTGGCGTTGGTGTCGGCGTGGCTCTACGACCTGGGCGTCAAGGCGACGGCCTGGTCGGTGCTGCCCTATCTGGTGTCCTTCGGGCTGTTGCCGACTTTTGTGGTGCTCTCGCTGCCCGGTGCGCCGCTGCCGCCGCTGTGGCTGGTGGCCCTGGGCGCGCTGCTGGGCTGTGCGGCCCACTTTGTGAACACGTTGCCCGATCTGGCGGACGACGCCAAGGTCGGCGTGCGCGGACTGCCCCATCGGCTGGGGGCGAACGGCAGCCGGGTGGTGACCGCCGTGGCGCTGCTGGGCTCCGCCCTGCTGCTGGTCGGCGCGCTCCGGCTGGGCGGTGACCTGCGGCTGTTGGTCCTCCTGTTCACCACGCTTGCGGCCGGCGTCGGCCTCTGCTTCGGGCGCCGTCGGGGTGACACCAGGGTCGCGTTCCAGACGGTGTTGCTGGTGGCGACGCTGGACATGGCGCTGCTGCTGACGGCGGGCCTCTCGATGGGCTCGACCGCCTGA
- a CDS encoding PucR family transcriptional regulator, translated as MAHRVIPAHYLDAYAEILAEVSVTGRRLTRPEVDERRELGEQAAREGLGLRELIRGHLAATRAFWLDLPGVAEAPGARQVRSAAACVLAAAEQAVDALAEGYERAQLVAVRRDEAARREFIDDLLHGRSDLGDLSARAERFGLQLAHTHTVAVAESGQPHDDTHPLTRRVETALTARFGQRQVLLTTKDGRLVCVVPGHHPDVVEYFAEQARIALSFEGSCRVAIGRAHPGPGGVVQSFEEALSALELADRMGLEPAVLRASELLVFPVLTRNQHAMADLVRTVLGPLREARGGAGPLVRTLDAYFDAGCVSAEAARQLALSVRAFTYRLKRIATLTGADPADPIQRYTLQTAVIGARLLGWPEREL; from the coding sequence GTGGCACATCGCGTGATACCGGCTCACTATCTGGACGCTTACGCAGAGATTCTGGCCGAGGTCTCGGTCACCGGCCGTCGGCTCACCCGGCCGGAGGTGGACGAGCGCAGGGAGTTGGGGGAGCAGGCGGCGCGGGAGGGTCTCGGGCTGCGCGAGTTGATCCGCGGCCATCTGGCGGCCACCCGCGCGTTCTGGCTCGATCTGCCCGGCGTCGCGGAGGCGCCGGGCGCGCGCCAGGTGCGCTCGGCCGCCGCGTGCGTGCTGGCGGCGGCCGAGCAGGCGGTGGACGCGTTGGCCGAGGGGTACGAACGGGCGCAGCTGGTCGCGGTGCGCCGCGACGAGGCCGCCAGGCGTGAGTTCATCGACGATCTGCTCCACGGCCGGAGCGATCTGGGGGATCTCTCGGCTCGCGCCGAGCGCTTCGGGTTGCAGTTGGCGCACACCCACACGGTGGCGGTGGCGGAGAGCGGCCAACCGCACGACGACACCCACCCGTTGACCCGACGGGTGGAGACGGCGCTGACCGCCAGATTCGGTCAGCGGCAGGTGCTGCTCACCACCAAGGACGGCCGGCTGGTCTGTGTGGTGCCTGGGCATCACCCAGACGTGGTGGAGTACTTCGCCGAACAGGCCAGGATCGCCCTGTCGTTCGAGGGGAGCTGCCGGGTCGCGATCGGGCGCGCCCATCCGGGCCCCGGCGGCGTGGTCCAGTCCTTCGAGGAGGCGCTGAGCGCGCTGGAGCTGGCGGACCGGATGGGTCTTGAGCCAGCGGTGCTCAGGGCCTCGGAGCTGTTGGTCTTCCCGGTTCTCACCAGGAACCAGCACGCCATGGCCGATCTGGTGCGTACCGTGCTGGGCCCGCTGCGCGAGGCCAGGGGCGGCGCCGGCCCGCTGGTGCGCACCCTCGACGCCTACTTCGACGCCGGCTGTGTCTCGGCCGAGGCCGCTCGACAACTCGCCCTGAGCGTGCGGGCGTTCACCTACCGGCTCAAGCGGATAGCGACCCTGACCGGCGCCGATCCTGCCGACCCCATCCAGCGCTACACGCTCCAGACGGCCGTGATCGGCGCTCGTCTGCTGGGCTGGCCGGAGCGGGAGCTGTAA
- a CDS encoding alpha-L-arabinofuranosidase C-terminal domain-containing protein: MSTRRLRTGLTAGALIVGVLVVAPPTVADPVAAETDYSLSVDAGAAGPAIDDTLYGVFFEDINQAADGGLYAELVQNRSFEYNQADNASFTPLTAWREMSVGATGTAEAVDDSGRLNENNRTYLRLDLDGDGTAPEAGYGLANAGWGGIALDAGAAYDFSVQARTDQSRTPLTVRLRDGQGADLAEPLTLDIAGDGWARYSGTLRATGTTDAGEIVVTAGGAGSVALDMVSLFPQDTYLGRENGLRPDLAQRVADLEPSFVRFPGGCVVNTGSHEAYEAPDFPRERSFQWKETVGPVEERPTNHNFWGYNQSYGLGYYEYFQFSEDIGALPLPVLPALVTGCGEDHHTDDPELLQRHIQDALDLVEFANGPADSEWGALRAEMGHPEPFGLTHVAVGNEENLAEEFYANFERFREAIEAEHPGITVVSNSGPGSSGPLFDHLWRLNTEGGVELVDEHFYNSPAWFLENNDRYDSYDREGPDVFLGEYASRDNTFYNALAEASFLTGVERNADIVKMTSYAPLFAHETNHQWHPDLIWFDNDESWPSASYEVQKLFSTNRGHQVVPSEASGTPVALDPITGAVGLGTWLTSAAYDDVTVTSADGATLFAEDFSAGADRWSGNGNGSWAVQDGAYVQGDTAAEDALVTAGDPGWRDYDLNVTATKQAGAEGFLIAFGVQDTGNYYWWNLGGWGNTSSAVERAEGGAKSTLIQNGTTIETGRAYDIEIQVRGRQVTLLLDGQEWGSFTDDAIAEPFRQVVTRDLETGELIVKVVNAQQDAARTTIDLGTDVQVGTSAELTVLRGAPEAVNTRTERPIQPETSTLDGVDSTFTHTFPPYSVTFLRIPTEGAPAD, from the coding sequence ATGTCAACCAGGAGACTCAGGACGGGTCTCACCGCCGGCGCCCTGATCGTCGGCGTACTCGTCGTCGCGCCGCCCACCGTCGCCGACCCGGTGGCGGCGGAGACCGACTACAGCCTCTCCGTCGACGCCGGCGCGGCGGGCCCGGCCATCGACGACACGCTCTACGGCGTCTTCTTCGAGGACATCAACCAGGCGGCGGACGGCGGCCTCTACGCCGAGCTCGTCCAGAACCGCTCATTCGAGTACAACCAGGCGGACAACGCCTCGTTCACCCCGCTGACCGCCTGGCGGGAGATGTCGGTCGGCGCCACCGGCACCGCCGAGGCGGTGGACGACAGCGGCCGGCTGAACGAGAACAACCGCACCTATCTGCGGCTCGACCTGGACGGCGACGGCACCGCGCCCGAGGCCGGCTACGGCCTGGCCAACGCCGGCTGGGGCGGGATCGCCCTGGACGCGGGCGCCGCCTACGACTTCTCCGTCCAGGCCCGCACCGACCAGTCCCGCACCCCCCTGACCGTCCGACTGCGCGACGGGCAGGGGGCCGACCTCGCCGAACCGCTGACCCTCGACATCGCCGGCGACGGCTGGGCCCGCTACTCGGGCACCCTGCGCGCCACCGGCACCACCGACGCGGGCGAGATCGTCGTCACCGCCGGCGGCGCCGGCAGCGTGGCGCTCGACATGGTCTCGCTCTTCCCCCAGGACACCTATCTGGGCCGGGAGAACGGCCTCCGCCCCGACCTCGCCCAACGCGTCGCCGACCTGGAGCCCAGCTTCGTCCGCTTCCCCGGCGGCTGCGTCGTCAACACCGGCAGCCACGAGGCGTACGAGGCGCCCGACTTCCCGAGGGAGCGTTCCTTCCAGTGGAAGGAGACCGTCGGCCCGGTCGAGGAGCGGCCAACCAACCACAACTTCTGGGGGTACAACCAGTCCTACGGGCTGGGCTACTACGAGTACTTCCAGTTCAGCGAGGACATCGGCGCCCTGCCGCTGCCCGTGCTGCCCGCCCTGGTCACCGGCTGCGGCGAGGACCACCACACCGACGACCCCGAGCTGCTCCAGCGGCACATCCAGGACGCCCTGGACCTGGTCGAGTTCGCCAACGGCCCGGCCGACTCCGAATGGGGCGCGCTCCGCGCCGAGATGGGACACCCCGAGCCGTTCGGCCTCACCCATGTCGCGGTCGGCAACGAGGAGAACCTCGCCGAGGAGTTCTACGCCAACTTCGAGCGGTTCCGCGAGGCCATCGAGGCCGAGCACCCCGGCATCACCGTGGTGAGCAACTCGGGCCCGGGATCGAGCGGTCCGCTCTTCGACCACCTCTGGCGCCTCAACACCGAGGGCGGCGTCGAGCTGGTGGACGAGCACTTCTACAACTCGCCCGCCTGGTTCCTGGAGAACAACGACCGCTACGACTCCTACGACCGCGAGGGTCCCGACGTCTTCCTCGGCGAGTACGCCTCCCGGGACAACACCTTCTACAACGCCCTCGCCGAGGCGTCCTTCCTCACCGGCGTCGAACGCAACGCGGACATCGTCAAGATGACCTCCTACGCCCCGCTCTTCGCCCACGAGACCAACCACCAGTGGCATCCGGACCTGATCTGGTTCGACAACGACGAGTCCTGGCCGTCGGCCAGCTACGAGGTGCAGAAGCTGTTCAGCACCAACCGGGGCCACCAGGTGGTGCCCAGCGAGGCCAGCGGCACACCCGTCGCACTCGACCCGATCACCGGCGCGGTGGGCCTCGGCACCTGGCTCACCAGCGCCGCCTACGACGATGTGACGGTCACCTCGGCCGATGGGGCGACCCTCTTCGCTGAGGACTTCTCCGCCGGCGCCGACCGCTGGAGCGGGAACGGGAACGGGAGTTGGGCCGTCCAGGACGGCGCCTACGTCCAGGGCGACACCGCGGCCGAGGACGCGCTGGTCACCGCCGGCGACCCCGGCTGGCGGGACTACGACCTCAATGTGACCGCCACCAAGCAGGCCGGTGCGGAGGGCTTCCTGATCGCCTTCGGCGTCCAGGACACCGGCAACTACTACTGGTGGAACCTCGGCGGCTGGGGCAACACCTCGTCCGCCGTGGAACGGGCCGAGGGCGGGGCGAAGAGCACGCTGATCCAGAACGGCACCACGATCGAGACCGGCCGCGCCTACGACATCGAGATCCAGGTGCGGGGCCGCCAGGTCACCCTCCTGCTGGACGGCCAGGAGTGGGGCAGCTTCACGGACGACGCGATCGCCGAGCCGTTCCGCCAGGTGGTGACGCGCGATCTGGAGACCGGTGAGCTGATCGTCAAGGTGGTCAACGCGCAGCAGGACGCCGCCCGTACGACGATCGATCTGGGGACGGATGTCCAGGTCGGGACCAGTGCGGAGCTCACCGTGCTGCGGGGCGCCCCGGAGGCGGTGAACACCCGCACCGAGCGGCCCATCCAACCGGAGACCTCGACCCTGGACGGGGTGGACAGCACCTTCACCCACACCTTCCCGCCCTACTCCGTGACGTTCCTCCGGATCCCGACGGAGGGGGCGCCGGCGGACTAG
- a CDS encoding MarR family winged helix-turn-helix transcriptional regulator, producing the protein MTPESQWLSAPEGRAWRSYLRMHGQLRARLLQHLMRDSGLSEADYEVLVTLAGSPDGRMTSREVRCALIWEKSRLSHQVRRMEQRGLIIREVNPADARSSLLRLTEWGGEVIERAVPPHVERVREHFLSLLSPAELELLTRVGERVLTHLAREDEVDPPREI; encoded by the coding sequence ATGACCCCCGAATCGCAGTGGCTCTCCGCGCCGGAGGGCCGCGCCTGGCGTTCCTACCTGCGGATGCACGGCCAACTGCGGGCGCGGCTGCTCCAACATCTGATGCGCGACTCGGGGCTCTCCGAGGCCGACTACGAGGTGCTGGTGACGCTGGCCGGTTCGCCCGACGGGCGGATGACCTCCCGCGAGGTGCGGTGCGCCCTGATCTGGGAGAAGAGCCGCCTCTCCCATCAGGTGCGGCGGATGGAGCAGCGGGGGCTGATCATCCGCGAGGTGAACCCGGCGGATGCCCGCAGTTCGCTGCTCCGCCTCACCGAGTGGGGCGGCGAGGTCATCGAACGCGCGGTGCCGCCGCATGTGGAGCGCGTGCGTGAACACTTTCTCAGCCTGCTGAGCCCCGCGGAGTTGGAACTGCTGACCAGGGTCGGCGAGCGGGTGCTGACCCATCTGGCGCGGGAGGACGAGGTCGACCCGCCGCGCGAGATCTGA
- a CDS encoding class I SAM-dependent methyltransferase, translating into MGNDALRVLIDEGLTTPFEGWDFTRFEGRLPDPREILPWSYERLVRERLPRVGSLLDLGTGGGELLSSLGPLPARVAATEGYPPNVPIASRRLEPLGVTVVEPGEDGRLPFPDASFQLVVSRHTAYDPAELRRVLTEDGVFVTQQVGGRDLEEVNAALGAPPHTYRGFSLASAVAELTSGGFAVDWQEEALVGDQISDIAALVLFLRITPWHVPDFDVDRYAERLDALHQRMSNGQPMRVSCHRFALIAHPLPEPAARPDSA; encoded by the coding sequence ATGGGGAATGACGCACTGCGGGTGCTGATCGATGAGGGGCTCACAACTCCGTTCGAGGGCTGGGACTTCACGCGCTTCGAGGGCCGACTGCCGGACCCGAGGGAGATCCTGCCGTGGAGCTATGAGCGCCTGGTACGGGAGCGGCTGCCAAGGGTCGGCTCACTGCTCGATCTGGGCACGGGGGGTGGCGAGTTGCTCTCCTCGCTCGGCCCGCTGCCGGCCCGGGTGGCGGCCACCGAGGGGTACCCGCCCAACGTGCCGATCGCCAGCCGACGCCTCGAACCGCTGGGCGTGACGGTGGTGGAGCCGGGCGAGGACGGCCGGCTCCCCTTTCCCGACGCCTCGTTCCAGCTGGTCGTCAGCCGTCACACGGCCTACGACCCGGCCGAGTTGCGCCGGGTGCTGACGGAGGACGGCGTGTTCGTCACCCAGCAGGTCGGCGGCCGTGATCTGGAGGAGGTGAACGCGGCCCTGGGCGCCCCGCCCCACACCTATCGGGGCTTCTCCCTGGCGTCCGCGGTGGCGGAGTTGACGAGTGGCGGCTTCGCGGTCGACTGGCAGGAGGAGGCGCTGGTCGGGGACCAGATCTCGGACATCGCCGCGCTGGTGCTGTTCCTGCGCATCACCCCCTGGCATGTACCGGACTTCGACGTCGATCGCTATGCTGAGCGACTGGACGCGCTGCACCAGCGGATGAGCAACGGTCAGCCGATGCGCGTCAGTTGCCACCGCTTCGCGCTGATCGCACACCCGCTCCCGGAGCCCGCTGCCCGACCGGACTCCGCCTGA
- a CDS encoding FGGY-family carbohydrate kinase — MPLLLGIDIGTSGSKGVLLRPDGTLVAQAVTEHRTSTPRPGWVEHDAEAVWWRDFRTLVAQLRAQAPPDESIAAVGVSGIGPCLLPTEADGSPLRPAILYGVDTRAGEQIERQRDRFGTAEVLERCGSPLTSQAVGPKLAWLRDAEPEVYARARRWFMASSHLVYRLTGAYVLDHHSASQCVPLYDLRRGRWIEEWCEEVAPGLEWPRLVWPAEVVGEVTREASAATGLPAGTPVVAGTVDAWAEATAVGVAEPGDLMLMYGTTMFLVNVVTAPRPTPDLWCARGVFPDTYCLAGGMATSGAVTGWLRDLTGTDYETLAAEAGTLPPGAEGLLMLPYFAGERTPLFDPDARGLVLGLTLRHGRGHLYRAALEATAFGVRHHLEAMDAAGGQVTRLVAVGGGARELWPRIVSNVTGRPQEMPRHTIGAAYGDAFLAAVGTGRAAPTAIASWNPIEQRVEPDPTTAAGYAQLYGLYRDLYPATREAAHALAARQRADAGPP, encoded by the coding sequence ATGCCCCTGCTGCTCGGAATCGATATCGGCACCTCAGGCTCCAAGGGCGTGCTGCTGCGCCCCGACGGCACCCTCGTCGCCCAGGCCGTCACGGAGCACCGGACCTCCACCCCCCGTCCCGGCTGGGTGGAGCACGACGCGGAGGCGGTGTGGTGGCGCGACTTCCGAACGCTCGTCGCCCAACTCCGCGCCCAGGCACCGCCGGACGAGTCCATCGCCGCCGTGGGCGTCAGCGGCATCGGCCCCTGCCTGCTGCCCACCGAAGCGGACGGTTCCCCGCTGCGCCCGGCCATCCTCTACGGCGTGGACACCAGGGCCGGCGAGCAGATCGAGCGGCAGCGCGACCGGTTCGGCACCGCCGAGGTGCTGGAGCGCTGCGGGTCGCCGCTGACCAGCCAGGCGGTCGGGCCCAAGCTCGCCTGGCTGCGAGACGCGGAGCCCGAGGTGTACGCCAGGGCCCGGCGTTGGTTCATGGCGAGCTCCCATCTGGTGTACCGGCTCACCGGCGCCTACGTCCTGGACCACCACTCGGCCAGCCAGTGCGTGCCCCTCTACGACCTGCGGCGCGGCCGGTGGATCGAGGAGTGGTGCGAGGAGGTGGCGCCCGGCCTCGAATGGCCCCGGCTGGTGTGGCCGGCGGAGGTCGTCGGCGAGGTCACCAGGGAGGCCTCGGCCGCGACGGGCCTCCCCGCCGGCACCCCCGTGGTGGCCGGCACGGTCGACGCCTGGGCCGAGGCCACCGCCGTGGGCGTCGCAGAGCCAGGGGACCTCATGCTGATGTACGGCACCACGATGTTCCTGGTCAACGTCGTGACCGCGCCTCGCCCCACCCCGGATCTCTGGTGCGCCAGGGGCGTCTTCCCCGACACCTACTGTCTCGCCGGCGGCATGGCCACCTCGGGTGCGGTCACCGGCTGGCTGCGGGATCTCACGGGCACCGACTACGAGACCCTGGCGGCGGAGGCGGGCACGCTGCCGCCGGGCGCCGAGGGGCTGCTGATGCTGCCCTACTTCGCCGGTGAGAGGACCCCGCTGTTCGATCCCGACGCGCGTGGTCTGGTGCTGGGGTTGACGCTGCGCCATGGGCGCGGCCATCTGTACCGCGCCGCCCTGGAGGCGACGGCCTTCGGGGTGCGTCACCATCTGGAGGCGATGGACGCCGCCGGCGGTCAGGTCACACGGCTGGTGGCGGTGGGCGGCGGGGCCAGGGAGCTGTGGCCCCGTATCGTCTCGAACGTCACCGGCCGGCCGCAGGAGATGCCCCGGCACACCATCGGCGCGGCCTATGGCGACGCCTTCCTGGCCGCGGTGGGCACCGGCCGGGCGGCGCCGACGGCCATCGCCTCCTGGAACCCGATCGAGCAGCGGGTGGAGCCCGACCCCACGACGGCGGCGGGCTACGCGCAGCTCTATGGTCTCTACCGCGACCTCTATCCGGCCACCCGAGAAGCCGCCCACGCCCTCGCGGCCCGACAGCGCGCCGACGCGGGCCCACCATGA
- a CDS encoding Fpg/Nei family DNA glycosylase has translation MPELSDVEAYRRVLAECGPGHRVERVEVRDAGVLRGGLTAGRLRDALAGSRVTEPRRHGKWLIMHTEGPALLLHFGMTGQLVCARAAEAPAAHDRVLFTLDDDRQLRFRDQRKLRGIWLAPTPGDVDHLLADQGPDALGISRAQLTDALSGRPRQLKAALLDQSAIAGLGNLLSDEILWHARLHPARRTNQLSGEQRGRLGRSLHQVLRVSVRAGHVPARRSWLTGHRDSEHGGCPRCGTELAHGRYAGRGTVWCPHDQPAPAG, from the coding sequence ATGCCCGAACTGTCGGATGTCGAGGCGTATCGCCGCGTCCTGGCCGAATGCGGGCCGGGACATCGCGTCGAGCGTGTCGAGGTGAGGGACGCCGGAGTGCTGCGCGGCGGCCTCACCGCCGGACGGCTGCGGGACGCCCTCGCCGGGAGCCGCGTCACCGAGCCGCGACGCCACGGCAAGTGGCTGATCATGCACACCGAGGGGCCCGCGTTGCTCCTCCACTTCGGGATGACCGGGCAACTGGTCTGTGCCCGGGCGGCCGAGGCCCCGGCGGCGCACGACCGGGTGCTGTTCACCCTGGACGACGACCGGCAACTCCGTTTCCGGGACCAGCGCAAACTGCGCGGTATCTGGCTCGCCCCCACTCCTGGCGATGTCGACCACCTGCTCGCCGACCAGGGGCCCGACGCCCTGGGCATCAGCCGGGCGCAGCTGACCGACGCGCTCTCCGGGCGCCCCCGACAGCTCAAGGCCGCGCTGCTGGACCAGTCGGCCATCGCGGGCCTTGGCAACCTGCTCTCCGACGAGATCCTCTGGCACGCGCGGCTGCACCCGGCCCGGCGCACCAACCAACTGAGCGGGGAGCAGCGTGGCCGCCTCGGCCGGTCGTTGCACCAGGTGCTGCGCGTCTCCGTCCGGGCCGGACACGTGCCGGCTCGACGCTCGTGGCTGACCGGGCACCGCGACAGCGAGCACGGCGGCTGTCCGCGCTGCGGCACGGAGCTGGCCCATGGCAGGTACGCCGGTCGGGGGACCGTCTGGTGCCCCCACGACCAGCCGGCGCCCGCCGGCTGA
- a CDS encoding ferritin-like domain-containing protein, which produces MTDDFVLDVTRIRDEARARMEAGPVTDTYGLNHDRVIGVLNDVVATEVVCWLRYTRHAIAATGIDRAQVSAEFTEHAKEEMDHALRAAERVSQLGGNPDFDPATLAKRATTDYTAPRDGDLEAMLKDNLLAERIVISTYQEIIRWLGNEDPTTRRLLESILEEEEEHADDLVDLLGI; this is translated from the coding sequence ATGACCGACGACTTCGTCCTCGATGTGACCAGGATTCGCGACGAGGCCAGGGCACGGATGGAGGCCGGACCGGTGACCGACACCTACGGCCTCAACCACGACCGGGTTATCGGGGTGCTCAACGACGTGGTCGCCACCGAGGTGGTGTGCTGGCTGCGCTACACCCGGCACGCCATCGCCGCCACCGGGATCGACCGCGCCCAGGTGTCCGCGGAGTTCACCGAGCACGCGAAGGAGGAGATGGACCACGCGCTGCGCGCGGCCGAGCGTGTCTCCCAGCTCGGCGGCAACCCCGACTTCGACCCCGCCACCCTGGCCAAGCGCGCCACCACCGATTACACCGCGCCGCGTGACGGCGATCTGGAGGCGATGCTCAAGGACAACCTGCTGGCCGAGCGCATCGTGATCTCCACCTACCAGGAGATCATCCGCTGGCTCGGCAACGAGGACCCCACCACCCGGCGGCTGCTGGAGTCCATCCTGGAGGAAGAGGAAGAGCACGCGGACGACCTGGTGGACTTGTTGGGTATCTGA